The DNA window GGAACCGGTAAACTTTTGGAAAATCACAGTCTTTATATGCTTGACACTATAAACTCTATGGATGAAAGTTTAAGTGTTGAATAAATAGGTACTAAAAGAAAGTTTGAGAATGCAAATTTAGGAGCTCTTTGGCACCAACGCCTAGGTCACATCTCTTGAAATAGAGTTGAGCGTCTTGTGTCAAAAGGTATATTGAGTTCCGTAAAGTTCACAGATTGTGATGTATGTGTGAATTGCATTAAAGGAAAACAGACCAAGCACAAGAAACTAGGTGCATATAGAGCTACAGAAGTCCTTGAGTTGATACATAGGGACATTTGTGGACCGTTCCCTTCAGCTTCTTGGAACGGTCAACGATACTTTATATCATTCATTGACGATTATTCTCGATGTGCATACTTATTTCTTATTCATGAGAAATCGGAATCTCTGGACGTGTTCAAAAGGTTTAAGGCTGAGGTTGAGAACCAACTCAACCGAAGGATAAAATCCGTCAGATCTGATCGTGGTGGTGAATACTACGGTCGGTATGATGGTTCAGGTGAACAACGTCCAGGACCGTTTGCAAGATACCTAGAGGAGTGTGGTATTGTGCCTCAGTACACCATGCCAGGGTCGCCTAGCATGAATGGTGTGTCTGAGAGAAGGAATCACACTCTTAAAGACATGGTGAGGAGCATGAGTAGTCATTCCTCCTTACCTGAATCACTTTGGGGAGAGGCACTAAAGACTGCAGCATACATTCTTAATAGGGCACCAACTAAAGCAACTGCTAAGATCCCTTATGAGATTTTGATTTTGGGAGGAGAAATAAGGTTAAGGATATCATCTTTGAGGAAGAATCGGCTCCGGTACCCATACCGATTCGTATAGTCACTTCTGATGAAGTAAATTTGGATCCTCAGGTTGATAATGATGTCGTCCCTCCAGCTCAGGTTGTCGATGATATTGTACAAGAAGGTCAAATTCAAAATCCTCAAGAACCAGTGCAGCAAGATCAGGTTGCTCTTAGGCGATCCACCCGAGTTAGGAGAAATGCTATTCCGGATGATTATATAGTATTTCTAATGGAACATGAGGAAAATCAAACTCTTTTGGAAGATGATCCAATCACCTTCCTCCAGGCTATGAGTTGTTCCATGTCCGTTATGTGGCTCGAAGCAGCAAAAGAAGAGTATCAGTCAATACTAGACAATGAGGTTTGGGAAATCGTTAAATTACCAGAAGGAAAGAAACCCATTGGTTGTAAATGGTTGTTTAAAACCAAGCGGGATTCGAATGGTAAGATTATATGATATAAGGCTCGTCTAGTGGCTAAAGGATATACTCAGAAAGAGGGGATTGATTATAAAGAAACCTTCTCTCCGGTATCTTCGAAGGATTGTTTTAGGATAATCATGGCCCTTGTTGCACATTATGATTTGGAGCTTCATCAGATGGATGTTAAGACATCATTTCTCAATGGAGACATTGAAGAAACGATTTATATGGTGCCACCAGAACATTTTGCCTTAGGTGATGCAAAAGATATGGTTTGCAAATTAAAGAAATCCATCTATGGGCTAAAGCAAGCTTCTCGTCAATGGTACCACAAATTTCATAAGGTTATCACCTCCTTTGGTTTTGAGGTGAATTTGGTTGATGATTGTGTGTATCAAAAGTTCAGTGGGAGTAAATGTATTTTCCTGGTTTTATATGTCGATGACATACTTCTGGCCACTAACGATATTAGCATGCTGGCTGAAACCAAGAACTTTCTTGAGGCAAattttgagatgaaagattttgGTGAGGCATCTTTTGTATTAGGGATCGAGATTCAACGAGATCGCTCTCGTGGAATACTTGGATTGTCACAGAAGAGCTATATCGATAAAGTTCTTAAAAGATTTGGCATGCATGATTGCATACCAGGAGATACCCCAATCGCTAAGGGAGACAAGTTTTGTCTCGAATAGTGCCTTAAAGGAAAGTTGGAAATTCAGGAGATGCAAATGATCCCTTAAGCATCGGCACTAGAGAGTCTTATGTATGCTCAAGTTTGTACGCGTCCGTATATTGCGTACATTGTTGGAGTGTTAGGCAGATATTTAAGTAATCCGGGCATGGACCATTGGAAAGCAGCCAAAAGGGTCATGAGGTACTTGCAGAGAACAAAAGGTCATATGCTCATGTATCGAAGATCAGATAATATGGAGATCATTGGGTATTCTGACTCTGATTTTGCGGGATGCCAAGACAGTAGAAAGTTTACATTAGGCTATGTTTTTCTGTTGGCCGGTGGGGCAATCTCATGGCGTAGTGCTAAGAAGTCACTCGTAACATCATCCACAATGTCAGCAGAACTGGTAGCTGTCTACGAGACATCGACTGAGGGAATTTGGCTGAAAAAATTTGTCACAGGCCTAAGGATTCTTGAAGGAATTGAAAGGCCCCTCAAGTTGTACTGTGACAATAAGGCAGCCGTTCTATATTCCAACAACAATAGGAGTTCGGTAAAGTCTAAATTTCTAGACATCAAGTACCGAGTTGTTAAGGAATGGGTGCAAAGTGGAAAATTTACCATAGAACACTTAGGGACAAACTCTATGATTGCGGATCCTCTTACAAAAGGCATTGTACCTAAGGTCTTTCATGAGCATACTGCTCGCATGGGTATTTCGGTGTTTGAGGATCATTTGGGTTAGTGGGagtttttaatttggtttttgtTCTATGTTTTGGTTGTGTTATGCACATTTCTCTGTTCagaaataaagttaaagtttTCGGCATACACTTTGTACACTACGGTTAAGTTGATCTCACTAAAGTAGGACCAGTTGAAAAACGACATGTACAGACCACACTTCATGTGATTTTCATGCCACATGTTTCATAATTGATCTATGTCGTCATTTGGTTGTGCTGATGTATGTGACCATGGAAGGTTTAGTTATGAAGGAATGTAACGAAAGCCGCCATGATCCTATGTCGGTGTAATTAATGGACTAGATTGTTTATGCTCCGGGGATTAATGGCATAAAGAGCGCTCATTAGGTCTATAACATTCTAAGGCACATATATGACCCGGTGGGAGATTGTAAGATCGTTTAGTGGGATCACATATGTTAAGGAATAAATGTAATATAGCCATTAATCAATTAGCCTATTTAAGTGGTCACTATTGTGAATAAGGTAAAGGTTAGGGCATAAATgttatgaaatatttatatgtggATACCTTAAGTAATTTATAGTTTAATGAAGAGCTGAACTATAAATTAATTCTCTATATATCAGAGGGTTATGATCCCCAAAGTCACCCTAGCCGAAAAGAAGGAACTCTCTATATCCCATCAGTAGAGAACTAAAGTCACATAAGGTTTGCTTTGGAAGATCCATTCCCTAACTTCAGATCCTAAAGCAATGGATACATCAGATACGCTTCTATTCAATCAGAGAATCATATGGTAAATTCATGTTGATGTCTACTCGGTTTCCAATATGTATTCATTAAATTCATTGGATCACCTGATCAAAATACGGTAGTACTATGATTAATATTTGGTTTGTTTGACCTACACTGACCTATGGCCTTGCCTAGTTGTATTTTTGTAACGCATGTCTGTTGCAATTAATGAATGGGTGTGGTGAAGAGTAATCATAGTTAGGGGTGGGCACGGAGCGGATATCCGGAGTTTTAAGGATATCAGTCATCCGATCCGTTTCTTACGAATATTTGATTTTTCGATTCGATCCGATCCGTAACTCTTCGGATATCCGGTGTTCTGgatatccgcaaatatccgaatttttactggatatccgattcgatccgtaaaaaactaataaattttttaaaaataaataaaaataaaagaaaaaagaagaaaatctgaaatactataataatatttcattgcaatttttttttaaaattacatcctttcaaattttttaataactaaataattaatttagtgaataaaaatattataaaacttatatagagatataaaagtatatatattatataattttataaacatgtttacatatatatgtatataacggatcggatcggatatcagtttctaaaaatattagtatttgtggtTTGCTTCGTGTTTGACGAatattggattttagtatttgcttcgattcgttaagttacggatattcaaatttttcggatcgaatcgaaacgaataatggatcaaatcaaaatttacggatattaaaaataattgtaatatgATTATATCTACATGTGCGAGTAGACACTTAGTATTAAAAGTATGTCAAAACAAGTTCACATAGCCCCAAACATGTTTTTGTACTAAAACTAGCTCATAAAACTATATCAACTTAATTAGATTTCTCTTTTTAAGAAGTGATAATTATATAACATTCttataaatatagtaaataagaaaattggaaaaatgctttaaaaaagttttaaataccttcataaatgtatttaatattttctgaatttgagttttatacatataaagaaaaacatttcactataagtataataatttcttaaaatttaggAAGATAGtgataaatatgtataatatcttCATAAAATTTAGGAAACTTtcataaatatgttttaaaatatattcttaaatgAGTATTTAGGAAAACTATCACGAATATAAATACCATGTAAAGCATTTCAGGTGTAAAGATGAAAATATGGAAGTTTAAGTACTAGCTTTTGATACTCGCTTTTAAAGAGTGGAATAAATTTCCGTTGAAGAGTTATAAAATCTCATTTCTCTTTATCTAAAGTAGAGTTGCGCATCCAATCCGTAACCCAAAGTCTGAACCAAacctaaaccaaaaaatatGATCCATACTTTGTCTGACATAATGTAATACTGTAATACCAAAATAGATTTTGTAGGGAGGTACAAAACAGATCCGAATCTGAAGTGTTATTAGCCGAATCCGAGTGGGTAACCCAAGATacaaaaaaacccaaaaaaatccGAATAATCGatccaaaattcaaaaataaacaaaaatgttaaCATTTGAAATGTTAGTATAtacttcaaatatttaattctatatttattttgaaatgatatctaaagttgattatttaaattgtaaataaataccTTAAATATccaattatatataaatcaatatttatttcttGTGTTTAACTTTTACATTTTGGAATTAACTTTGGATATATTCAACCCGAATCAATATAACCCAAATCCAAATAACATATGGctactttatgggttttatgaTGTGATacaaattaaaaccaaaattgatGTGGTATATCTGAACTTGAACTGTACTTACAAATTTACTAGAATAAGATCTTGTGTGTGATATAAATAATAGttgtattatattattaaatgaaatataataatatatatattaaatattttggatgatGAATAATGTTACACCAATTTTTATATCACTATTTATTCTATACCAAATTTGGTGGGATactattatttttgatattcttTTGGAGATGAAATCATCTAATTTGGTGTTTTGGGGTTTTGGAACCGGCcttaataataacaaaagttACAACTACTCCATCTGACAAAACCTTTAAAAGACCTTTCATATACACTTAAAAGTAGACTTGCTCATTTAGCTTAGAGTTGTCCTTTGATCAGAAAAAATAAGCTTAGAGTTGTCCAACTAGCAAATTTCAAACTTTATAATAATCCAATttccaattatttattttattttctttgtattaGCTCTGTAAAATctgttaataaaaaaatattttgtttaaaatttaacatttaaaatttaatattttctctgAGGAAGTCCTTTTAGTCCAATTGTTTGACTAAGAgttcaattgcttctacacccggaggtttagggttcaactcgagaaaataccaaattatacAGACGAGAAACAtgttacaggagatcttcagcttggtgcatggCGTACGGTACCATCGAACATAGATTTCATAGGACGGTTCAGAGTGGTacagtcaggcgtgtattctcataAAGTGGTAGAATTATCGGATGTATAATCGTTTTTGTAATATTATCATCGttataatagcataattaatcgatttAGACGTTAAAAAAATCTGGAAAATGGAAATCTTTTCACTCCCACgcaagtaaaaacaaaataaaaaagtatcACTTATTTGACATGTGTAGTAATCAGAAATAAGTTAATGACATTgcaaaaaaagacaaaagaaaaataattaaactaagTGCAAGTCCTAATCACATTAGGCTAATCTTAAAACCTCCATCACTCGCAATAAAGCGCGTGAAAACTTAAAGAGTCTCTCAAGTTTCTCACCTACTTAGtaagagaaggagaagagataTATCATTAAGCAACACGGAAACGTCTCAGCAACTTCCTTTCACGCGTTTCAATTGTCTTTATATAACTCTCATTCCCCTCATCAGTTCACCAACATCCTCACAAATTCGCTTCTAGGGTTTCCTAAATTCTCAAACTTTCTCTCCAAATTCGAGTTCACCATGGTTCGTTGTAGTAACAACCTCGTTGGTATACTCAACTTCATCGTCTTCCTCCTCTCTATTCCCATCTTAGCTGGAGGAATCTGGCTCAGCCAAAACGGCTCAACGGAGTGTGAGCGTTTCCTGGACAAACCCGTGATCGCTCTCGGAGTTTTCCTCATGGTTGTAGCAATCGCTGGTTTGATTGGTTCCTGTTGCAGAGTCACATGGCTTCTCTGGACTTACCTCTTTGTCATGTTCCTCTTGATTCTCCTCGTCTTCTCCGTAACGGTTTTCGCCTTTGTCGTTACTAACAAAGGCGCAGGCGAGAAGGTTTCTGGGAGAGGGTATAAAGAGTATAGACTTGGAGATTACTCTAACTGGTTGCAGAAACGTGTGGACAGCGACAAGAACTGGAATAAGATTAGGAGTTGTCTCGTTGACAGCAAGGTTTGTTCTAAGCTTGAAGCTAAGCTTGTTAATGTTCCTGTCACCAACTTCTACAACGAGCATCTTACTGCCCTTCAGGTAAACGATTCTTATATATGCTTTAGTTTTGGTTGGAATCATGGATCTGATTCCTTACTGTCTTAAAGTGCCTCTgctttttagggtttttttagGTTTGGTAAGATTGCGACCAGATCAAACTTTTCGATCTTTAAAGTCACTCTTTCTCTGATTCTCAGAACTTTTGATTCTGTTCACATGTCTTTAAAAAtccaaacattttatttttagcaataagtttcaaaaatatggaCTAATGACATTTTAGACATGAGAGCAGATCCTCTTTCTGAATGTTGCTCTGCCTTAAGCTGCAACTAACCAACggatctttgtttttttgttatagtCTGGTTGCTGCAAACCCTCAGAACAATGCCAATTTACTTACATAAGTGCCACAAACTGGACCAAGACGGCTGGACCACATGCTAATCCAGACTGCCAAAGCTGGGACAACGCACCAAACAAGCTCTGCTTCGATTGCCAATCTTGCAAGGCGGGTCTTCTCGACAACGTCAAGAGCGCATGGAAGAAAGTTGCAGTAGTCAACAGcatcttccttgtcttccttaTCATTGTCTACTCTGTTGGTTGCTGTGCTTTTAGGAACAACAAGAGAGATGACAGTTATGGCTATGGATATAAGCCTTGAAGGCTTTTGAGTGTTTTAGAACAGAGATTCGTTCGTTGTTCTTTATGACACGCAATGCTGGAGTTtgcttttatgtttttatggATTTAACATCTTGGTGTTTTGAGACCTATTGCTTGTACAGCTCTCTTATGATACTTGTTAGTGTGTTCTGGCTAAACCATGATATTGTTTAATTATATGttctttttctcatttttctctAACCATACTATGATTTTTTGAACTACTCGTTGAGGAACAGAGAAGCCTCGTTTGTAAAAATAACTTTAACATAGATCTAGGCTGTAGCATTGGAAGGAATTAAGAACGTCTTCTAAGACGACTGcgtcaaaacaaaaattaacgaGCAACTCATTCGTAGAATTTCAATATGAATGGGAAACAAGACTAAAAGAGTATGAATTCACAagcaaaataaattttcaaacacATGAgtgttttcaagttttttttttttttgacggcaaacggctattctattactcaagcttgaggtggtctgggtaaccagaccggaatagaacaaccaacaaaatgtaacttcctatggaaggatctagctgtcttagctaaaaaatctgaaatctgattaTGCACTCTTGGAACATAAGAAATCTTGAAGTCCGGGAAACATATGAGCAGTGTCTCTATCCTCTCCAATTCCGTAGTAAAACTTGGCCAAGCCTGAGGTTCCTTGATCATTGCGATCAAATCTTTACAGTCTGTTCCGAAGTTCTGGCATGTTGAATATTGAAGCATGTTCTCCATCGCCCATCTCAGTGCTTCCACTTCTGAGTACAGAGCTGATTCTCTTCTGGGGAAGTTGTGTGAACCCATGAGTTGCGTCTTCCCCCCACTGTCCAACCAGACCAATCCACATCCACTAAATTGAGCAAGCGCTATCCATGATCCATCCAATAAGCAAACATTTCCCAAGCTTATGACTTGGGGTTCCTGTATAGTACTCTCTTGTACTACTGGCGGTATCACATTGGCATTAAACCAAGCTTGACACTCACTTTCAGCATATCGGATTAGTTCCAGTGGATCTCTGTCTATCACATTGGCATTAAACCAAGTTTATTTTAAGTCATggaaaacatttatattatgTTGACATTTTTCTTGTTATATATTCGAAGTTTGTTGtttattagtattattaaatACTAGGAAAGAAACCCCATCGCACGGGAActcatttcttaaaatatatattaaattttatacagtTTGTCTATAGGGAAATAATATGTATCATAAAAAGATCTTGCATgcaactatatttatttattgataaaactaaaatctatattttatttgtagGTTGGTTGtaacaaaattacaaatatattaataccACTTATTAAGATatgttaacaatttttaaaaaatgtttttttatatatgagaAGATATAactctaaaatattaattgtagaAAGACACTTATTGGAATAtttgactaattttttttgaaaaaatccaATATTTGCAtgttagaaaaacaaaattaatctcAGTTTTTAATGAAAAGACACACCCTTCAACATTAAATGagatttcttattattatttattttaatataattttttaatgagAAGACACAACCcttaaaagtaataattttataaatatatttattgggATATTTTAGCTactttttataactttttcaaTAGTTCGATGTCGAAAAACAAACTAATTTCAGTTTTTTATGAAAAGATGCAACCTTTCAACATGGGGttcttattattaatttttaaaaaattaatttgttttaatagtggaaaaatataaaagtcaTTATTTCCTGagatattttactatttaaaaaaaattccaattGTTGCGTATTGGAACTAATCTCATTAAAGAAATGTTAAAGGTTATGTCTTTTCATCTTAAAAGTTTcagtgattttaaaaattatcaaaaaatataaatatgtatattttcatcTTATCCCCTTTGTAAAGAacttaaaaattgtttaaatatctAAGAATGAGTATTTTCAttctaaaaaaatgtatttgtaagaaaattatcaatatatatatattatgatgatgtatttttttccttttcaactGCAGTAATTTTTTAGCCAGTAGTGAAAGGTGAAGACTAATTTTTAGCCAGGTCCATAGGGCTTCTTACGCcgggtttaaaaaaaaaagaggaaaaaaaatatgaaaaaggaaaaaaaaaagagaaaaccgGTGTTTAAATTGGGATTATAAGGATTGGTAAGGATTCCTACGTGGCACATTAATATTCGACTGCAGCTTAatgtctctctctccttcttcggGTTTTCTCCCGAAATCAGTTTTgtttctcttcctcctccaaaGCTTgatctctccatcttctccatcGAAAATATGTTGATCTTCTTATCTGTCGATTCTCTGTCGATTATGAAGTTGATGGCCACTTTATTTGCCATTTCCGTCACTACGTGTCGATGTCGTTTCTCTCCCATGCTCTGAAGCTCTGATGAAGATCAGGAGAGAAAATGATATTCTTCAGAGGAATCAGCttcaagagaaagaaaagatcGAGGAAAGGATGAAAGTCATACAAGAGGCAAGATAAGTACGAACATCCCTTTTCGGTAGAAAAATAACTTGTAAAAACTGATGTCGATGATGATTTTGCATGATGATCTTGAGGAAGGTGAAATATTTTACTAGTAGATTATCGTGTGtctgttgaaaaaaaaatcaaatattttgcATAGAAACCGAGTTAGTGTTGGTTGATTTTAACTAGTGATGATGCTTAAGCTTCGTGTGACTGTTGAAAAAAATGAAGTTTTTTGCATAGAAACAGAGTTTGGGTAGTTTGATTTTAACAAGTCATGATGATGAGATTAGTGTTTTTGTTTTCGTATTCTTAGATAGAAACATAGTCCCCATGTGTATTcttgttgttttttgtttttcgttTCTCTTTACAGATAacaagattttaattttactttctTTGTTTGTTGTGTGACGGTTGAGGATGTGCGTGGAAGAAAGTTGCTGAGTTTGTCTTCTCATTCATTACAGAACCCACTCTCACAAAAGGCAACGGATTCAATGTCATCAAACTTCTATCTTTCATTTCACAGCTGGGAAGAGGTAAGTAGGTTTTCTTTTAATGGTTGTTAGATATTGATTAGGTTGGGAATTAAATAGACTTTGAAGTGATTTACTTTTAGTTTGCgttgttgttttagttttaggtAAAGATATTGATTGCTATTAACAACTAAAAACTTTAACAACTTAAAACTTCAACAACTAAAAAACTTTAACAACATTAAAATTGCCTTTAAAACTTCAACAACTAAAAACTTTAACAACTATAAAACTTGACTCAAAAGCTATTTCCTTCTCCAAAGCTAATCCCTTCTCCAGCTATTTCCTTCTCTTTTATTCTTTCCTTCTCCTTTAGACATGTTTATGGATCCATATAGTCAACATTGTAGCTTTCAAAACCTCTTAAACAGTCAACAACCAAACACTCAACACCCTTATAAGTCCGTCCCTCGTGAGCCTAGTATAGAACTCTCTGCGTTGGATGCCTATGTGTTCGGTTCACAATGGACTGAAGATGGCAGCGAAGATGCAGAGACTGTGTCTGACCGTAAAGTGAGACGTAAATGATCACCAACAGAAGAAGGTGTGCTCATAAGTGCTTGGTTAAACACCTCCAAAGATCCACTGGTTGGAAATGAGCAGAAAGCAATTGCGTTTTGTAAACGAATTGCTGCTTATTTTGTTGCAAGTCCAAATCTGGCTGGTTTGCAAAAGAGAGAGCCAACGCAGTGTAAACAAATGTGGGAAAAGATTAATGAGGGCGTGTGTAAGTTTGTTGGCTGTTATGAAGCTGCAATGAAATAGAGATCGAGTGGACAGAACGAGAATGACGTTTTGAAGATGGCTCACAAGATTTTCTACAATGATTACAAGGTGAAGTTCACATTGGAGCATCAATGGTTGGAGCTTCGCCATGATCAGAAATGGTGTGAAGCTTCTTCTACTAAAGATAAAGTTCAGTCAAAAAGAAGGAAGTTAGATGACCAATCCGCACAGTCAACTCACCTTGCAAATTACTAGTATGTTAATTAATGCCTCTGATAAACCAATTGA is part of the Raphanus sativus cultivar WK10039 unplaced genomic scaffold, ASM80110v3 Scaffold0040, whole genome shotgun sequence genome and encodes:
- the LOC108831367 gene encoding tetraspanin-8 codes for the protein MVRCSNNLVGILNFIVFLLSIPILAGGIWLSQNGSTECERFLDKPVIALGVFLMVVAIAGLIGSCCRVTWLLWTYLFVMFLLILLVFSVTVFAFVVTNKGAGEKVSGRGYKEYRLGDYSNWLQKRVDSDKNWNKIRSCLVDSKVCSKLEAKLVNVPVTNFYNEHLTALQSGCCKPSEQCQFTYISATNWTKTAGPHANPDCQSWDNAPNKLCFDCQSCKAGLLDNVKSAWKKVAVVNSIFLVFLIIVYSVGCCAFRNNKRDDSYGYGYKP